The following is a genomic window from Cygnus atratus isolate AKBS03 ecotype Queensland, Australia chromosome 8, CAtr_DNAZoo_HiC_assembly, whole genome shotgun sequence.
ttttgggtagacctgtatggtgccaggagttggactcgatgatccttgtgggtctcttccagcttgggatattctatgactctatgatatTTTGGATTAAGTGATGCCCCTCACAGAAAGGCAGGTAACATCAAACTGATTTTGACACCAATCCTCCTTGTACTCCAAACAAATGACAAATTCAGACACCTGAGGACAGCAACTGCCCAATGCCGACCTTATTACTTTATTGTTTCAGTCACAAACaaaatgcctttcttctttGGGGGGGAATGAGGGGAGATTGGGAACAAGAATCACAATGCACTAGAATTAGGTTACAAggtttcactttaaaaaaaaatttccttcttaTGGAAGGAACattcagtgttaaaaatatatctataaatCCTTTTGGCAAATACAGCATagcatttaaaagctttaaaagcatCCTTGCTCAGACCACAATTCTTTTTAAACCAGCCCTCAATTGTCATGAATTTTTATGAGTACTCGCATTGTACTCAGTTCTACAGTTATCACCTCATCCTATCACCCTAACAGGTAACTGTGCTTTAAGACAATCATCCCTCTCTGTGCTCcaacagcttctttttcttgtgctgtAACAACTCTTGTATCTCTTATAACAACTGTTTTTAGGGTTCTTTCCCAAGTTTCCCAAGCAGCCTTGCTGCTGTTggctaagatttttttttccctcctccagaGACCTAAACGTAGGCACAACATCCACGCTTAGGCTTctaaataatttggaaaatcaGGTCACTGTATACTTAAATCATTATTACTATGCCAAGACTTTCAGGTTAATTCCTGTCTTGGAATCTTATTTGCAAAAGATAATTCACCTTCCCTTTCCACCTAGGGGTGTAGTGCTTTTAGCTGCCTCTTTGAGATGTTGAAATTTAATCCAAAACAGACTCTTAGCAACTGGCAGCAGTACTCTCCTCTCTCTCATGAGAGGGTGAGCTTCTTACCTAGCCTTTTCTAAATCCTCCATTCAcctctgaaaacactgaaatattccttatttttgctttataatCTAAGGTGcagatttaaatgttttgttttgaaaaacaacactgaGCTGGAAACATTGAGCTGGAAAtgtcttccccccccccccccccaaaaaaaaatttagccAATCAGTCAGCTCCAAAGAACAAGATCTGCATTACAATCAAAATTATCATACCAATGCCTTACAGGTTACTCTTCAAGGGGAACTGatatagctttaaaaaaataaataaaatcttgagTGTCCTGTGTTCTTAGCTTTACTATCAATGTCCACTCCTTATGCATGGTATGTATTCAAAGACCCTGGTCATAAAGATGGACAAACGTACAGTTACAAGACATTGGCCTTAGCTAAGACATCAATTTTAACAGGCTTCCACTTCATCATTAACTATTCATGTAGCTCACCAAAATCCTTTTATAGGATCATGACATGTACCAGACGACCGAAGTGATGCAGGTTAgaaataaaactcttttttttttggggggggggggggggggggggggtggggggtggggggggggggggttccaTATAACACATTGGTTCCAAAACTCTGGCTTTCAGCACTCCTGGAGAGtgctctgaaatgaaaagggGTGGATAAATTGCAGCACAGAAGGACAAGCCAACAACGGGCAGAAACTTAAGACAGATTCTCATTGCAGCCAGTTTTTCATCTAACTTCTTCTCTCTCAGGGCCCAAAGGTGTGATCAATGACTGGAGAAAGTTTAAATTAGAAAGCGAAGACAGAGACTCCTTACCCTtgagcaagaaagaaattcttcgACAAATGTCTTCACCGCACAGGTCTTTCAGTAAAGATGATAAAGACACCAGAGAGAGATTCTGTCGTAAggtaagaggggaaaaaaaaaacaaaataaatacattttgattcCATATAAAACGCATAAGTCTATAAACATGAAAATCCTGAATTTGCCAGACTCAAGTCCTTGGCAGTTTAGGAGAGGCCTTGTCATATGGACAGAACAAATCAGAACTACTGACAGtaattttactttgtatttatACTGTAAATTTAATATAAAGCATCCTCTTGGGCACAGATTATATGACTAACACTAAGTGGCATGCAGCTACATAGTGTCATTGAAGAACAAGAGCATATTCAAAGAATGAAGACTTGCTTACTGTGAAAATAGCAACACCTGACCTAAAATACAGATCCAACTGTCTACCTAGCCCTCTCTCCAGCAGGGTCTAACTTCTGTAAAATAAGCAGAATACTTCACAACAACATACCACACAATCCTGTGAGTCTGACCTTTCAtgcccccttccctgcctcaaTGGTCAACAGTTGGTTAAGGAAATTGAAAGTTTTTTAATGTCCTTAAAAACCTTGATATGGGATCTTGGGATCTTCCTGCCTGTCTTGAGGGACACTAAAGAAACACTAGGATTTTGTTCTTCTTGCTAAGCTTTCTATGCAGCATTCTTTAGACAGCAACTTATTCTGTTCCTGTTTGAGTGTCAACAAATGACCACTGATTTATATAGCATTCTCTCAATATTCACAGATGAGTATGCAAGAGTATGAATTAATTCAAGatgagaaagaagatgaaagctGCCTACAAAAATACCGCAAACGCTGCATGCAGGATATGCACCAGAGGCTAAGTTTTGGGCCTAAATATGGTTATCTGTGTGAGCTGCAAAACGGAGAACAGTTCCTGGAAGCCATTGAAAAAGAACGGAAGACTACCACCGTCATTGTCCACATTTATGAAGACGGCATCAAGGGCTGTGACGCTCTCAACAGCAGCTTAACCTGCCTTGCTGCCGAGTACGCCACTGTGAAGTTCTGCAAGATCAAGGCCTCCAACACTGGGGCTGGAGACCGCTTCTCAGATGAAGTGCTTCCCACCCTGCTCGTTTACAAGGGTGGGGAGCTCCTGAGCAATTTCATTAGCGTTTCTGAACAATTCAATGAGGAATTCTTTGCTGTGGATGTGGAGTCTTTCCTAAATGAGTATGGGTTGCTACCTGAAAGGGAGCTTCCAGCACTGGGAAATGGTAACACTGATGAGCAAGATGTTGAATAATTAGAGAGTCACAATCCTCACTCTCTCCCCTCAGTATGTCGTAAATCCATCTCAGTAGCACCCATCTCATTTAGAGAAGGATTTCTTTGCTTCCTAACTTATTTGTGagatacacatataaatattcCTTAACTGTTAGCACGtgaattttactgaaaacaCATACAACAGCCAGTCCTGTACATACTTATTTCTATACCCGCCACAAGCAATAGGAAGAACAGGGGATAACATTGGTGATCTCTAAGAAATCAGGGACACACAAAATTAAGGGCCCAGCCATGCAAAAGACCTACTGCATTTCAACAGGAACAGAACTGGCCTACCCctcttcacagaagaaaagccaTCCCTGGGCTCTGAAATTATGGAGAGGCCTGGCTCAAGAGATTCACTTCTCCAACCACCTTCAGTAGGAACAAACCTCATCCAACAAGACCTCAACCAGCAGTTTTAAGGACAAACAAATAGCCTGAAGTCCTTGCATTCCTAAATGGCTTAAGTATctcatagaaccacagaatggttcaggttggaagggccttaaaggtcatctaatttcaaccccctgccatgggcaggacattattttatgtttctgcATTTAACTTTCAGTAATTGTGAAAATACGGAAGTTAGCTCATCGCTTTTATTAACTTTGTCATCCAAATCACTAACACAAACAAATTAGCTGATAATTTCAGTTTCACCATTGCTGTATGTTTTGaactgtaatatttaaaatatttgcaagttaCTGAAAAAGTATATTGTGCTTATGTAATAACTCTGAATAAAACTTAACAGCTCTCAAAACCTGCCATCAGGCGTGTGAAATATGCTTGCAATACATACCCCTAACCTTAAAAATAAGGGAAATATTAGTAAACATTTATTCAAAGTTTTAGTGAAAGGGATGCTGCAGAGAACTACAGTTTATAAACCTGTTTGAGGAAGATACATGGTAAATTCACTATAAATTCACTGGTTCTCCCCCTCCCTGTAGACATAAAGACATCCAGCTCCTCCAGTTTTgatacaaaacagcaaaacGTTAGTAATGTTTCAGTGACTTTCGCACTGTGGCAAATCTGAAGGCTAACCTTTactttgaagacagaaatatcTGTATCTTGctctgaagataaaaatatttacgTCTTGATCACAGTTTTGCTGATAACATTTGAGATTACCAAACCAAAATCTTAAAAGATGAGTTTTGACACTCAACTGATTCACTTACTGGTTTTTATTGGATTTGGTAGTTTCAAATTTTGATCACTTTAAAGCAAGAGCTTCCAGTTCTGCTTCATGTCAGGATCCCACCATGGAAAAGTCTGAACATGGATCAGTTGGAATTCAGTGACTAGCATCAAGGAACTACTGCTGCAGTGATACGACTCACATAGCTCAACTTCCATGACCACATTAAAAACAGGCTCCTGACTACtcttttaaacacatttttttcctccacttttccTTTGCATGGAAAATTCACAGGATAACCAAAAGTCACACTACTTTCCAAAAGATCTgcacaacaaaataataatgctctaaacatttttgaaaaatataaccTTGTAAAAAGTTACTGTAGGACTCACCAGAGAgccttttaaacaaaatgatgaAGACCCAACTTATGtctcatttttgaaaaatgacaaaaaaatccagtttttcATTTGTCCAATTTTAATGGCCATCAAAATACTACTGACctgaatttctatttttgttttgctatggATTAATGTTTTAATGGAGCATTCAAAACCCCACGTCACTTAAATAAAGCAATATGAAGTTTCGTATCTCAGCAACACAATCTCAATCTGTAAAGCAATTCATGGTTTCATTTCACCAAGAAGTGTCAAACAGTACCTTCTCAAAATTCCACGATTTCAGTGtcataaatttctttttataccAATGAATACAAGAGTGATGTaagttttttttcaggtggACGTCCTGATGGAATAAAGCTGGCACCACTCTCTTCTCTTACAGCAGACCTTTTCCCTCTTCAACAAGCATGATGCTTACCCCTCGGCTAAAAGCACCTGCATCTTAGTATTTCATTTGCATCTGCATGTCAATTTTTCAAAAAGCTCCTCTTTGCAGGTACACCTAACATTATGAAAATCTCATATTAATATAGCAGGTTATACAGAAAATAACGAATTACCTTCTGTTCATCAGAAAAACAACTAGCTCCCTGAATAGCAGGACATTTGTCCTGCGTGAAATGTTTGAAACAGGAGGTATGAAAAGTTTGTCCTCTACACACCAGAAAACCTCCACATAACTGGCTGGAGCTTAACACTCTTGAGAACTCTCCCTCTTCATCAAACTTGGTTCAAAAGTTAGGAGGAGATGCACACCAGCAGTCTAATCACATAAGTCTCATTTCTTTCGGAAAtcagactgaaagcaaaaaacCCTTACAAACAATAACCAGCCCAGAAACTATATTAATAGCTAGTTGTAAATTGGAGTGtcagcttgttttttaaaagacagattAAGCATGCTTAAGCAGGATTTCCTTCAacctgtaattaaaaaaaaaagaaaaaaaatgtgacaccAAGCCTCAACAGAACCTCATGACTAAGTTTCATATAAAGCTCTGATCACAGCAGTCATCCctatttctgcaagaaaagaaaaaacacacacactagaaacttaaaaacaaaaagcaagactTCACTCAAATATCATTTCACTGTACAGAAGATTCTTGAATAACAAGTAGTAAATGTTTTAACAAGCACATGGGAGCAGCCTTCCTGCTACCCTAAtctacagtttttcttctgtttgacTCAAAGTGGCAGAGACCCTGCACGTCTTCAGGCACAccaacacagacaaaaatgaagGTGGGGAGCCTAATTATCGGTGGTGTCACTGCTGATCAGACTGAGAATAGAAGCTCTAGTAGGTGCACGTCAGTTATTGACATGCTGAAATATAGCCCTTAGAATTGAAGCTTCTAGATGTAAACATAGCAAAAGAAATACTAATGAATTAAAGGGACAAGCAGAGAGAAtaaagtttgtttaaaatattccacAACTTCAATTTTAGAACTACATTTAGAGGAGCCAGATTTCCTGACATGGAAGTTCCAACAGCTCCTCTAGACTCttgcacattaaaataaaaacctgtttgCAGACATGGATATGAGTTAATCAAGTTCTATTTCAGTCACAATGGGATTTTCACAAATTGAAAGCTTTAGATCATCTAATTATCAGGAAATGGATGTGCCTACATAAGACCTGAACAAAAGTTAAATAAGTCAATAAATAGACATTTagaagtttgcttttcttttttctgacacgtaccttttaattttccttaaaataaatcattatctCAGGTTGTCAATGGCCTAACAGCGCAAAGGGGATGGGAAGCAAGAAGACAATGAAATCCCTTCCGTAATTCTTAAACAAGCGAGAACCTGCTTTCTTCTACAACCACTATTTCCTCACAGCAAGATGACTGGAAGGCTCAATCTGTAGATACAAGTCAAATTACTCATTTTTGCTTTGACAGGgttaaattgttttcttactGCACAGATGGTTACAAAATGCAGTCTCCTTTATTAAAGCAGAAAGCTCATCAAGGGCAActtctttctttgccttcttccaACCTCAAACTACAATACTGAACTATCATAGGTCCTTGATGCCTAGTAAGTTATAAACTGAAGGCTTAATTTGACAATTAATGTAATAACATCATAAAGATCATTTagtacattttgaaatacatctgCATgtggaagggagaagagagagttCTTTGCAAGGGGATCAATGGAACATCTAAACAAGCTGTACTTTTTATACCACAGCTGCCAAACACAACGAAGAGCTATAGGAAGAGCATTTCATGACAATTTTCCTTTTGGGTGCAAGTGTCTCGAATGTCGTACTTCCCCCTTCCTTGGCTTAGTTTTGAGTAAGAGACACCTAACAGAATAACATGCACTGAGGTGGACACTGAAGCACTTTGCAGTTGAGTGTTTCTCTTTACAGAGAAGCTAGGCATTTTGAGACTGAAgtagaaaactttaaaaagcattacagaagcagagcagacagtttcttgcatttctttcatggCGCTGTACACAGAAACTGCGGGCAACCTCCAGTTGGAGGCTAGCAAGAGGGGTGTAATTTAGTGACTTTGTCGTTGTTGTTTAGGGTACAAAGATCACACTTTGTTTTCCAATCTCATACCGAATGATTTAACCATTAAGTAAGCCAGACAACAGTCACACTTGGGCAAGAAAATATCAAGTGGATACAAGTTTAAGAGcatgcttgtttaaaaaagcaagaggGAACTTCTACGAAATCAAGCCCTGGTCCTCCAGAGATCCAGATAAGAATGAGACAAATAGAACAAtgggtagggaaaaaaaacaactttttcttcccattattACACTGCCCTACCTTCTTATAGAGGCTGTAGTAGAGCAATTTTTAGACCAAGTGTGAATTTACCAATGTGCTTCAAAACGTCTCATTTTCTGGACAGCACCCAACTTCTACCACAGGAGTGCCAGAATTGACTGCTTTTGCATAATGTCACTTTCTATACTGATTCCACTCATTTGCACAGAGTAACACGCATCTATAAAAtatgcagcagctgaaggactTACCTGAAAGCAATGTTTCCAATTATAACATTCACTTCTCACTGAGAGGCTCTACTTGAGCAATACTGAGCACAAAAGATCAGCACTgtgttccaaaacacagttcaACACTCAAAGCAGATAATTTTAACAAACATGTGAAAACAGAATACACAGATGAGACAAGAGGATTTAAAATGCATCCTTCTCATTGTTGCCTTTTATTAAAAGTATCAATACATACTTTATTACGCTTTAGAACataagtgtttatttttcatagtgCTCCAGAACCTTTAACactaaaaagaaatttgcagtGGCATTAAAATGCCCTAAAATCTGGAATTCTATTCTAATTCAGATCCAAACAAACAGCATATTTCATATATGCATTGCCTTTACGAATCTTACTagagtttttccttcctcctgctttcctcATGGCAAGTTTACAATAGAGTTATTGCCTAACATACCCAGGAGAATATCTTATAACAAAAAATTATCTGCTTATATTCTAAAAATCATGATTAGCAAACAAATTTTGACAATTTAGTTATCTACAACATAATTAGAGCTGCCTAGATGAAGCTGTTGCTGAAATAGTTAACATTTTAAGACAAAGCTGACTGAATCAGGGCTGGACAGAGAAATTGTCATCAGAAGTCAGCAAGTAAAAGGCAGCATATCTATATATGAAGCTCAATACATTTTACTGATTTCTGAGTTCTCCGGGTCTTGAACTAAGGTATTTACAGTCTGAATTGGTCTACCGGAAACTATTTGTATACCTAGTAAGACAGTTAACTAATATTACCTAAAAATGCATGTGGTAAGATGTTGGCTTCATAAAACCTAATTTTTCCCTGATTAAGTTTAATGAGATAAGATTTCTCTTAATCTTAAGCTCTAAAGCAAGAATTGTCATACTGGGTAACTCTGCTAATATTACCAATAGCCTGAAAAACACCAGCAGAagcattttacattaaaatagcAAGTCAGAGAAAATGGCGGTTCTGTACTGGTTTAGGGGCTATTTCTAGAGCATAGTactattaattaatttatacaTAGTAACAGAGCTACCTTCTTAAGAACTTGATTCACTGGCTACTTGATATAGTAATTACGTGCTGGAACAAGGTAACTGAATGTATCATTACAATTTATATTGCATATCTAACTGGTGTCATTTAGGTAACAATTCTCAGTTACTAATGTATTAAACCCAGATGTTTCAGTCTTGTGTAAGTGTGATTACTGATCAATATGTCAATGAGGCTTCTTTTTCTTGACTTCAGTCGCTGAAGTAATTGAAAGAGAAGATTGATGCAAAGactgcaacagcagctgctaTTACCACacctaaaaacaacaaaagaaatgaattcaATGAGTGACAATGGCAGCACAGTCATCAGCAGCTAGGGTGTGGAGGGCAGGGTCAACGTGAATGACaagtaagaggaaaaacagtaaaagcCACCCCAAAAGCTAAGTACACCACTGCTAAGCCTAAATCGAAACCTACAATCTCAGTTAATTAAATTATGTAAATACCACATAACATTTCTGATCAGAGTAGGCTCCTTCCAGAACTCCAGCTGCGTATTCTGCAGTAACTTGGCCATGTCCTGGCCCATAAAATCATGCTATGACTCCACACTACCGCTTAATTCTAGGAAGAagactagcaaaaaaaaaaaaaaaagctttaagaaacaaaagttactaagtttttcctttcctgtgtgGCACCTACTCCTTAAGTCTTTTTGTACAACAGTCATTTTCTTATTAATAGTTTGTTACTGATGCAGTTGAGTAGAAcgtactaggaaaaaaaagactgatgattcaaaggaaaacatggttatatgcaaaacaaacagaaattaatactCTTCTGCTTTAACCATTCCAGTTACCATGTTCTAGGCTTAAGAATTAATGGAAAGCAAATGATATTGTTTTGTTGACTGAAGTGTAATTATTATAAGACAAAAAGGCAGTCAAAGTTCACACCAAAGAGAACTCCAGTAAGTATAGACAGATGTATGAGAGCTGGACCAAGGGATATCATGGAGATGTTGTAGTTGGAGGAGTTCTGTGACTGCTCTTCCCCCAATTTCTGAGTCTGACAATTACCATCCAAGCCCATACATATTTGTCAGCATCAGAAGAAGCTTAATGAGTCACTAGCCAATTTCAGGATGCCTATTTGAACAAGCCACTcaactgtggttttgtttttccaactaCAGAATTATAGAAGTGATGGCTctcaacaaagaaagaaatctacTTAAGCTTTCTGTATCAACTTGTAGGCTGAACAAACTGCAAGCACTGGTTTTGTTCAAATAGCAGCTTGCAGttctttcctcccccaaaaCACCCTGCTTCTACAGCTGTGAAATCAGGACAcatctttaaaaagctgttgCATTAGGATAGCAGGAAGgattaagacattttttaattaatcttgcCAGCTGTGAGAATAACACCACCACTGTGGAAgcaaattttaatgaaaggaaCCCATTAGAATTTCTGGATTGCCACAGCTGAAACAGCGAAGTAACATACCTATGTTTTGTTGCAGTTTCAACAGCAACGTTGCTTTTGTCAGTTGTTTCTGTTGTGTGTCATCTGTGTTTTCAGTAACTGGACAAATATCAACTGCATGGAAATCAAGTGAACAATACCAGGTGAAAAGCTAACATCTGCATTTCATACTTGTGTTAATGCAAAATACTATCAACTTCATATCAACTTCACAAAGTACATTTATGttagaaaaaacagtttattctAGTAGAAATGGTACAGCAGCTACCCCAGACATATGAGAGAGAGACTAACAAACTGCTCCCGTTCTGAAAACgaagacaaagaggaaaaaaaacagcagtgccAAATATCAAGTCTACAAAATATTGATCTAAATAATAAATGGATCTCCCATTTCCAGAGTGAGGTTGTCAATCTGCTTTAATTACAAATTACATAGCTGAGTAATACAAGGCACATCCCATTATGATTCATGTGCTAATGATTCATGGAAAAGTACTTTATCATAAAACATGGGGGAATGTATAAACCAAATGTGTGATCAGATAGGCTGTTTCTGTCATCTAAGATGAGTCATGTATATGTATCTTCAGAATCTTAAGTCTAACTTGCACAAGATCTTGAGTTTCAAAAAAGCACTCAAACTAGTCTTTTACAACCTGTCTTTAGCCATTTCTACCCCTGAATTGACCGGCTTTGTATAGAATGTACAGCATAGCAGTTAAGAACTGTCTGATATGAAACTTAACaggatatacatatatacacatatatacatacacacacaccaagCATAAACACAGCCTTAAGACATCTCCGCAAGCTgcacaaaatacataaataatagcaaaaaatTTCAATGCATGGGAGTGATTTTTTGAACAGGAATTATCATCACTTCAAAGTCCATTTGAGGATGTTGTTTCaccattatttttcctgtgcaaaggaaaacatgCCCTCACCTGCCTAAAATATGAGGCAGAAATCTGCAACTAGCATACATTAAATAAGTGATTAACTGTTACAAGATAGCTTTTCAAGTAAATACCTTAAACAGCAGAATAAGAGCATCATATTCTCTCCAAAGTGCTTAATAGTTTTCAATTCCCTAAATAGCATTTTACTTTTAGAGAAGCTGACCACATTTCTTGGGTCCCTGTTGAAGCCTAGATCCAGCAGGTTaccttctgctttatttctgatgaGCAAGTAGGACAGTTTGTGccctctactttttttttttacccactcTTTTAAGGACAGTTACACCTCTCTGAAAGAAACTGTTGAAGCTGCACATGAAGGCAGCAAAGCTCACTTGCTCCcgggaaaaaaaaggaaagaagcagtaaaaaaaaaaaccctcgAGCTATTTAGTTACTGAAAGTATTTATGCCATTAAGTTATGGAAGGCCTGTATTTGAAGCAGCTGTGGTAGAAATCACAAGGagtttttgaaagcagaagctTTCCATTACCAGTTATATGAATCCTTAATTCTTCATTAATTCATCAATTTTCTAACAAAGATGGGGAAAAGATTACCACCACCACCTTATCTACTCAGTGTATTTAACATCCCCCACCCCGAGGAGGAACAGGGATTTAGTAAAGCCAGTAATAAATACAGAGCTTTCGATTGCATGTATTAAAGTACTAAATACCTTGAAACCACAGTGTTAGAGCCGTTTATAACTTTCAATTATAAAtaggtcatttttttctcttttccaaataacaattttaaaacatggcCCATAGTGACCTCGCTAGAGAGCTGTTCAAAGAATTGAGAGAATAAAACTGCAGGATACAGCAGCAGGCCGTATTAAGAAAGCACACCTGACCCTCTCAAAAATATCTTTGTCATGTGTGCTGACTAAatgctgcttaaaaaataaatcttttcacgGCGTTGATTGGATGCTCTTCTTTACAAGTTTCCTGTTTTAAAGAGCACCGTTTAAAAAGCCTGGtcattttttttgaattttaaacagtactttttaaaagcaaaggtttCCCACGATTTTGTAATGGATATAATTTCCACAGTTAATTCAAGGTTGGTGTCTAAAACCACAATAATTGGGATACAAACATAAAGATGTCAaaattcacagcaaaacaatttttatacCCATTAGTGAATATTGACTGTCATTACTAAAGCCAGCTCTAAGCTCTGAGAAACAACAAATCCCACCCATATTAGAATGATGCACTGTGAATGCACAAGGGAAACCCCAAACTCTAATGCCACAAAAGCATGTTTACAGCAATCTATGGCAACTTCATCTCAAAGTaccaaaaaaagtcaaactgcaaaatgaatgcttttctttacaattgataatatttgggggaaaaaaaaagagcaggcaGCTAACAGGTCTAATTTCTAAAATGGCCTCCTAGCATTAATAAAAGTGAAGAGGCATTTTAATAAATGACAAGCTAATAATTTCACAATAATTATCAGAATCAAACAGCATGGCGTTCATAGCATTATTGCCACCACCGCTGTTAACAGAACTCATTCTTATAGACAAAGATTTTGGTGTTCACTGGGGCAAGGCCagtctctcatttttttctgaaatcctttTAGTATGCTTTTCCACTTTCTTCTTCTATACATTTACTTTAATTCACATTAGAAAAAATACCATGTGCCTAGCTCTATAACCAGCAAGTTATGAGAACAGCTGACAAAGTGAGTTTGGATATCTGGACATCACTTTAGACACATTAGTGGCATCAAATCTTTGTGATGCATTACTGTTACTCTAAATTATGCTTTCCTCCTACCTCCAAATCATACATCCTTACATAAACAATAAAACCAAACTGAGTCATCATGTTTCCCCCCACACACCTACCTTTAGCGCTGCTACAACAACGTTAATTTACTTCCCTGAGTTACGCTAATTGTTTAATGCTCACTAACAATTAGCTTTAAGATTACTAAAGTTACTCTTATAATACAAGGCAGATTTTTAttggttttactgttttttctttaggcTCTTGAGCTGTGCACATCTTTTACTTCTCAACTTGATGAGTCAGATTCACTGCTAACAGGTTTAGTTAACACCTAGGAATACCGATTTATTCAGAAAGACATATGAATTTATGGTTAGTTCtcaaattaagaaatacaaaaaaccCTCTGAATACACAAGCGGGTCAAACAGAATATCAGTAATCACAGTTGAACTTTGAGAGCACATTGGCTAAACATCTCCTTTTTTTGCCCACAAGTATCAAtataaaaaaagtgtttac
Proteins encoded in this region:
- the PDC gene encoding phosducin, with protein sequence MEENANTSLEEDFEGQATHTGPKGVINDWRKFKLESEDRDSLPLSKKEILRQMSSPHRSFSKDDKDTRERFCRKMSMQEYELIQDEKEDESCLQKYRKRCMQDMHQRLSFGPKYGYLCELQNGEQFLEAIEKERKTTTVIVHIYEDGIKGCDALNSSLTCLAAEYATVKFCKIKASNTGAGDRFSDEVLPTLLVYKGGELLSNFISVSEQFNEEFFAVDVESFLNEYGLLPERELPALGNGNTDEQDVE